Proteins from a genomic interval of Deltaproteobacteria bacterium:
- the trxB gene encoding thioredoxin-disulfide reductase, whose amino-acid sequence MPRNVVIIGSGPAGLTAAIYNARSGLSPLVIEGHQPGGQLTITTEVENFPGFPDGVMGPALMEEMKKQAVRFGTEILGAQVVSVDFSKHPFSIHLDNSEVITARTVIIAGGASARFLGIPSEQKMMGRGVSACATCDGFFFRDKEIAVVGGGDTAIEEADFLTRFATKVTIIHRRDELRASKAMQDRVFRNDKIAFAWDSVVEEILGEEEGRVTGVRLKNVKTGEVSDLPCEGVFIAIGHVPNTKIFEGQVELDKQGYIVLHGGSRTSVPGVFAAGDVADPVYKQAVIAAGMGCKAAMDAEKFLSEEQ is encoded by the coding sequence ATGCCCAGAAATGTCGTCATAATAGGGTCCGGACCGGCCGGTCTCACCGCCGCCATCTATAACGCCCGGAGCGGCCTCTCCCCCCTCGTCATAGAGGGACATCAACCCGGGGGACAGTTGACCATCACCACCGAGGTGGAAAATTTCCCCGGTTTCCCGGACGGCGTCATGGGACCGGCCCTGATGGAGGAGATGAAGAAACAGGCTGTCCGTTTCGGGACGGAGATCCTCGGCGCACAGGTCGTATCCGTCGATTTCTCGAAGCATCCCTTTTCGATCCACCTCGACAACAGCGAAGTCATTACCGCAAGGACGGTCATCATCGCCGGCGGCGCCTCGGCCCGTTTCTTAGGGATCCCTTCGGAACAGAAAATGATGGGGCGGGGTGTCTCGGCCTGCGCGACCTGCGACGGGTTTTTCTTCCGGGACAAGGAGATCGCCGTCGTCGGAGGCGGTGACACCGCCATCGAGGAAGCCGACTTTCTCACCCGTTTCGCCACGAAAGTCACGATCATCCATCGGCGCGATGAACTGCGGGCGAGCAAGGCGATGCAGGACCGGGTCTTCAGAAACGACAAGATCGCCTTCGCCTGGGACTCCGTCGTAGAAGAGATCTTAGGCGAAGAGGAAGGACGGGTCACCGGCGTACGCCTGAAGAACGTCAAGACCGGCGAGGTCTCGGACCTTCCCTGCGAAGGGGTCTTCATCGCCATCGGGCATGTACCGAACACGAAGATCTTCGAGGGGCAGGTTGAGCTGGACAAACAGGGGTACATCGTCCTGCACGGAGGAAGCCGCACAAGCGTTCCCGGTGTCTTCGCCGCCGGCGACGTGGCGGACCCTGTCTACAAGCAGGCGGTCATTGCTGCCGGGATGGGATGCAAGGCCGCGATGGACGCGGAGAAATTCCTTTCAGAAGAACAATAG
- a CDS encoding ribbon-helix-helix protein, CopG family encodes MKRTQIYLEEEDFEILQKIGEKRRQSVSALIRYAIRTTFRTPKEGLQILKDAAGLWEDRTFETDQYVRLLREDDRVRG; translated from the coding sequence ATGAAAAGGACGCAGATCTATCTGGAAGAAGAGGATTTCGAGATCCTGCAAAAAATAGGGGAAAAACGCCGTCAATCCGTTTCGGCCCTGATTCGCTACGCCATCCGTACCACCTTTCGAACCCCGAAGGAAGGACTTCAAATACTGAAAGACGCAGCAGGCCTTTGGGAAGACCGGACCTTCGAGACCGATCAGTATGTCCGTTTACTCCGGGAGGATGACCGCGTTAGAGGATAA